In Kitasatospora sp. NA04385, a single genomic region encodes these proteins:
- a CDS encoding LLM class flavin-dependent oxidoreductase, producing the protein MQLGVNVPNFGPGTDPGVLRGWARTVEELGYDLLMVSDHVAVTPDVAERYPEPFHEPFTTLSWLAAQTTRVRLGTTVLVLPYRDPLLTARMAAGLDRLSGGRLVLGVGVGWARQEFAALGVPFAERGRLTDACLRVLRESGPAGTPVWVGGRSPAALRRAARFGDAWHPLRLTLPEMRDVLAAHPLPGFAPRIAFRLTPAPATGADRPAGTGTLEQVLDDLRQLRALGAQAVVLDPYHGDPEETRRPEAAWRDLAAVAAHRKETA; encoded by the coding sequence ATGCAACTGGGCGTCAACGTACCGAACTTCGGACCCGGCACCGATCCCGGCGTGCTGCGCGGGTGGGCGCGGACCGTCGAGGAGCTGGGATACGACCTGCTCATGGTGTCCGACCACGTGGCCGTCACCCCGGACGTGGCGGAGCGCTACCCGGAGCCCTTCCACGAGCCGTTCACCACGCTGTCCTGGCTGGCCGCGCAGACCACCCGGGTGCGGCTCGGCACCACGGTGCTGGTGCTGCCGTACCGCGACCCGCTGCTGACCGCCCGGATGGCCGCGGGCCTGGACCGGTTGAGCGGCGGCCGACTGGTGCTCGGCGTGGGGGTCGGCTGGGCCCGGCAGGAGTTCGCGGCGCTCGGGGTGCCGTTCGCCGAGCGCGGGCGGCTGACCGACGCGTGCCTGCGGGTGCTGCGGGAGTCCGGGCCCGCCGGGACACCCGTCTGGGTGGGCGGGCGGAGTCCGGCGGCGCTGCGCCGGGCCGCCCGGTTCGGCGACGCCTGGCACCCGCTGCGGCTGACCCTGCCCGAGATGCGGGACGTGCTCGCCGCGCACCCGCTGCCCGGCTTCGCCCCGCGGATCGCGTTCCGGCTGACCCCGGCGCCGGCCACCGGGGCCGACCGGCCCGCCGGGACCGGCACCCTGGAACAAGTACTGGACGACCTGCGGCAGTTGCGCGCGCTGGGCGCGCAGGCCGTGGTCCTCGACCCCTACCACGGCGACCCGG